In a single window of the Diachasmimorpha longicaudata isolate KC_UGA_2023 chromosome 16, iyDiaLong2, whole genome shotgun sequence genome:
- the LOC135170162 gene encoding mediator of RNA polymerase II transcription subunit 11: MTPPMERIQTLEAIEKDIIVCLQSAGQAFMELSKEKSSLKQAEGQTNQFIKTLGHVETKLSEQINYLTQVSTGQPHEGSGYASQKVLQMAWHRLEHARSRVNELERIKNKHLHARSNTRTTQPQTPVLITPMQTNATAQ; the protein is encoded by the exons ATGACTCCACCGATGGAGCGCATTCAGACCTTGGAGGCGATTGAAAAGGATATTATTGTGTGTTTACAGAGTGCAG GACAAGCGTTCATGGAACTGAGCAAAGAGAAGTCAAGCTTGAAACAAGCAGAGGGACAAACGAATCAATTTATCAAGACCCTGGGCCACGTAGAAACTAAACTGAGCgagcaaataaattatttgacacaagtatcaacag GACAACCACACGAAGGATCTGGCTACGCCAGCCAAAAAGTACTGCAAATGGCATGGCACCGATTGGAGCACGCTCGTAGTAGGGTCAATGAATTGGAACGCATTAAAAACAAACATCTTCATGCAAGATCGAACACCAGAACTACGCAGCCACAAACACCAGTATTGATAACACCAATGCAGACAAATGCTACTGCTCAGTAA